Proteins encoded within one genomic window of Anopheles gambiae chromosome 3, idAnoGambNW_F1_1, whole genome shotgun sequence:
- the LOC1271390 gene encoding odorant receptor Or2 yields the protein MLIEECPIIGVNVRVWLFWSYLRRPRLSRFLVGCIPVAVLNVFQFLKLYSSWGDMSELIINGYFTVLYFNLVLRTSFLVINRRKFETFFEGVAAEYALLEKNDDIRPVLERYTRRGRMLSISNLWLGAFISACFVTYPLFVPGRGLPYGVTIPGVDVLATPTYQVVFVLQVYLTFPACCMYIPFTSFYATCTLFALVQIAALKQRLGRLGRHSGTMATTGHSAGTLFAELKECLKYHKQIIQYVHDLNSLVTHLCLLEFLSFGMMLCALLFLLSISNQLAQMIMIGSYIFMILSQMFAFYWHANEVLEQSLGIGDAIYNGAWPDFEEPIRKRLILIIARAQRPMVIKVGNVYPMTLEMFQKLLNVSYSYFTLLRRVYN from the exons atgctgatcgaagAGTGTCCGATAATTGGTGtcaatgtgcgtgtgtggctgTTCTGGTCGTATCTGCGGCGGCCGCGGTTGTCCCGCTTTCTGGTCGGCTGCATCCCGGTCGCCGTGCTGAACGTGTTCCAGTTCCTGAAGCTGTACTCGTCCTGGGGCGACATGAGCGAGCTCATCATCAACGGATACTTTACCGTGCTGTACTTTAACCTCGTC CTCCGTACCTCCTTTCTCGTGATCAATCGACGGAAATTTGAGACATTTTTTGAAGGCGTTGCCGCCGAGTACGCTCTCCTCGAG AAAAATGACGACATCCGACCCGTGCTGGAGCGGTACACACGGCGGGGACGCATGCTATCGATATCGAACCTGTGGCTCGGCGCCTTCATTAGTGCCTGCTTTGTGACCTATCCTCTGTTTGTGCCCGGGCGCGGCCTACCGTACGGCGTCACGATACCGGGCGTGGACGTGCTGGCCACCCCGACCTACCAGGTCGTGTTTGTGCTGCAGGTTTACCTTACCTTCCCCGCCTGCTGCATGTACATCCCGTTCACCAGCTTCTACGCGACCTGCACGCTGTTTGCGCTCGTCCAGATAGCGGCCCTAAAGCAACGGCTCGGACGCTTGGGGCGCCACAGCGGCACGATGGCTACGACCGGACACAGCGCCGGCACACTGTTCGCCGAGCTGAAGGAGTGTCTAAAGTATCACAAACAAATCATCCA ATACGTTCATGATCTCAACTCACTCGTCACCCATCTGTGTCTGCTGGAGTTCCTGTCGTTTGGGATGATGCTGTGCGCACTGCTGTTTCTGCTAAGCATT AGCAATCAGCTGGCACAGATGATAATGATTGGATCGTACATCTTCATGATACTCTCGCAGATGTTTGCCTTCTATTGGCATGCGAACGAGGTACTAGAGCAG AGCCTAGGCATTGGCGATGCCATTTACAATGGAGCGTGGCCAGACTTTGAGGAGCCGATAAGGAAACGGTTGATTCTAATTATTGCACGTGCTCAGCGACCGATGGTG ATTAAAGTCGGCAACGTGTACCCGATGACGTtggaaatgtttcaaaaattgCTCAACGTGTCCTACTCCTACTTCACACTGCTGCGCCGAGTGTACAACTAA